In the genome of Lynx canadensis isolate LIC74 chromosome X, mLynCan4.pri.v2, whole genome shotgun sequence, one region contains:
- the LOC115507447 gene encoding deoxyuridine 5'-triphosphate nucleotidohydrolase, mitochondrial-like, translating into MPCSEATPTITPRKQPPPAEDAMWPRFVRLSEHATAQSKESARASGYDLYSAYDYTVPPMEKALVKIDIQIALPSGCCGRVAPGSGLAAKHFIDVGAGVIDEDYRRNVGVVLFNFDKEKFEVKKGDRIAQLICERIFDPEIEEVQVLDDTERGSGGFGKN; encoded by the coding sequence ATGCCCTGCTCTGAAGCGACACCCACCATCACCCCCAGAAAGCAGCCTCCGCCTGCGGAGGACGCCATGTGGCCCCGCTTTGTCCGGCTCTCTGAGCACGCCACCGCCCAGAGCAAGGAATCTGCGCGGGCCTCGGGCTACGACCTGTACAGTGCCTATGATTATACAGTACCACCTATGGAAAAAGCCCTTGTGAAAATAGACATTCAGATAGCTCTTCCTTCTGGGTGCTGTGGAAGAGTAGCTCCCGGTTCTGGCTTGGCTGCAAAACACTTCATAGATGTAGGAGCTGGCGTCATAGATGAAGATTATAGACGAAATGTGGGTGTTGTActatttaattttgacaaagaaaAGTTTGAAGTCAAAAAGGGTGATCGAATTGCACAGCTCATTTGTGAACGGATTTTTGACCCAGAAATAGAGGAAGTTCAGGTTTTGGATGACACTGAAAGGGGTTCAGGAGGTTTTGGGAAGAATTAA